From a single Phaenicophaeus curvirostris isolate KB17595 chromosome 8, BPBGC_Pcur_1.0, whole genome shotgun sequence genomic region:
- the SCYL3 gene encoding protein-associating with the carboxyl-terminal domain of ezrin isoform X2, translating into MGSENSALKSYALEEPPFTLPTGHAIYPAVLQDGKLASVFVYKRENEDKVNKAAKHLKTLRHPCLLRFLSCTVEANGIHLVTERVKPLEMVLETLSSAEICAGIYDVLLALIFLHDRGSLTHNNVCLSSVFVSEDGHWKLGGMETVCNFSEATPESADFKILPNSYGHARDAYAFGTMVEALLTVLNDQVSADILSSFQQTLHTTLLNPDPKCRPPLSSLLSHEFFRNDFLEVVNFLKTLTLKSEEEKTEFFKFLLDRVAGLSEELIASRLVPLLLNQLVFAEPVAVKSFLPHLLGPKKEQNGESQTSCLLSPALFQTHVIPVLLKLFEVHEEHVRMVLLSHIHAYAELFSQDELKNIILPQVLLGLRDTSDSIVAITLHSLAVLVSLLGPEVVVGGERTKIFKSSAPSFMKTADLSPEDSPSHIISNQRNRTTRPLKNSSVFPVSGTVPVKKLSVQQDNPLALKTSEQDTQSPLNGIPGSINMLGSSRNSLTTSEKPMEEWPDWSEPEETDTEKTVNIQIQLREPQGSVGPYFAERNVDEKPWDDFEPSSPSPDLSSGNCITVTQADAVGRPRPPPGTHQLSKEFKSLRLSPPTKSCPGNSWSNDKWDDQEQLGDTVLPKMTFQERLKSSSDSGLGEEFTIKVKRKPVQDPELDWFADMIPDIKPSSILILPEARTEVVVPSPSGAISSKEGASQNVLFSPKFAAADIIEAEAAGWGEEEELNWEDDTNW; encoded by the exons ATGGGCTCAGAGAACAGCGCTTTAAAGAGCTACGCGCTGGAAGAGCCGCCGTTCACACTGCCGACTGGACACGCCATTTATCCGGCCGTGCTGCAGGATGGAAAACTTGCTTCAGTCTTTGTCTACAAGCGAGAGAATGAAGATAAGGTTAATAAAGCTGCCAAG CACCTGAAAACCTTGCGCCACCCTTGCCTTCTACGCTTCCTCTCTTGCACTGTGGAAGCAAATGGGATCCACCTGGTTACAGAACGCGTGAAGCCTTTGGAGATGGTCCTGGAGACGCTGTCTTCGGCAGAAATCTGTGCAGGGATCTATGATGTGCTGCTGGCACTCATCTTCCTCCACGACAGG gGAAGCCTAACGCATAACAATGTCTGTTTATCATCTGTGTTTGTAAGTGAGGATGGACACTGGAAGCTGGGAGGAATGGAAACAGTCTGTAACTTCAGTGAAGCCACCCCGGAG TCTGCAGATTTCAAAATCCTGCCCAACAGCTATGGGCACGCAAGAGATGCCTACGCGTTTGGAACAATGGTTGAAGCTCTTCTGACAGTCCTAAATGATCAGG TTTCAGCAGATATTCTCTCCAGCTTTCAGCAAACCTTGCACACTACACTGCTGAATCCAGATCCAAAGTGTCGTCCACCACTGTCCAGCTTGTTGTCTCACGAGTTCTTCAG GAATGATTTCCTGGAAGTTGTGAATTTTCTGAAGACTTTAACACTAAAgtctgaggaggaaaaaactgAATTTTTCAA ATTCCTGCTGGACAGGGTAGCTGGCTTGTCAGAGGAGCTGATAGCGTCACGGCTGGTGCCTCTTCTACTCAATCAGCTTGTGTTTGCAGAACCTGTAGCTGTCAAGAGttttcttcctcatctgctGGGTCCAAAGAAAG AGCAAAATGGAGAAAGCCAGACCAGCTGCCTCCTGTCACCAGCCTTGTTCCAGACGCACGTCATTCCTGTGCTGCTGAAGCTGTTTGAGGTTCACGAGGAGCACGTGCGAATGGTGTTGCTGTCTCACATTCATGCCTATGCGGAACTGTTCTCACAGGACGAGCTGAAAAACATCATATTGCCACAG GTGTTGCTGGGCCTTCGCGATACCAGTGACTCCATCGTTGCGATAACGCTGCACAGCTTGGCAGTTCTCGTCTCCCTGCTTGGCCCTGAAGTAGTTGTAGGTGGAGAAAGAACGAAGATTTTCAAAAGCTCCGCGCCAAGTTTCATGAAGACTGCTGATCTCTCCCCAGAAG ACTCCCCTAGTCACATCATAAGCAATCAGAGGAACCGAACCACTCGGCCTTTGAAGAATTCCAGTGTGTTCCCCGTCTCTGGCACTGTACCTGTCAAGAAGCTTTCTGTGCAACAAGACAATCCTCTGGCTTTAAAGACAA GTGAGCAAGACACTCAGTCTCCCCTGAATGGAATTCCTGGAAGCATTAATATGCTAGGGAGCAGCAGGAACTCTTTGACTACCTCTGAAAAGCCCATGGAAGAATGGCCAGACTGGAGTGAGCCAGAGGAGACAGACACTGAGAAAACTGTGAACATTCAAATCCAGCTCCGAGAGCCACAAGGCAGCGTGGGACCTTACTTTGCAGAACGCAATGTGGATGAGAAGCCTTGGGATGACTTtgagcccagcagccccagtcCTGACCTGTCCTCGGGAAACTGCATCACTGTGACACAAGCTGATGCTGTTGGAAGGCCGAGGCCTCCGCCAGGCACCCATCAACTGAGCAAAGAATTCAAAAGCCTCAGACTGAGTCCCCCCACAAAGTCCTGCCCTGGGAACAGCTGGAGCAACGACAAGTGGGACGACCAGGAACAATTGGGAGACACTGTGCTGCCAAAAATGACCTTTCAGGAGAGGTTGAAGTCCTCATCAGACTCTGGCCTAGGAGAAGAATTCACAATCAAAGTGAAGAGGAAACCCGTGCAAGACCCTGAGCTGGACTGGTTTGCAGACATGATCCCAGACATTAAACCTTCTTCTATCTTGATTTTACCTGAAGCAAGGACAGAAGTGGTTGTTCCCAGTCCTTCTGGTGCCATATCCAGCAAAGAAGGTGCCTCCCAGAATGTGCTGTTTTCTCCCAAATTTGCTGCAGCAGATATTATTGAG GCTGAAGCTGCAGGCTGGGGTGAAGAAGAAGAGTTGAACTGGGAAGATGATACTAACTGGTAA
- the SCYL3 gene encoding protein-associating with the carboxyl-terminal domain of ezrin isoform X1, with protein sequence MGSENSALKSYALEEPPFTLPTGHAIYPAVLQDGKLASVFVYKRENEDKVNKAAKHLKTLRHPCLLRFLSCTVEANGIHLVTERVKPLEMVLETLSSAEICAGIYDVLLALIFLHDRGSLTHNNVCLSSVFVSEDGHWKLGGMETVCNFSEATPEFLCHVKSVRDQSSIPCEEMSADFKILPNSYGHARDAYAFGTMVEALLTVLNDQVSADILSSFQQTLHTTLLNPDPKCRPPLSSLLSHEFFRNDFLEVVNFLKTLTLKSEEEKTEFFKFLLDRVAGLSEELIASRLVPLLLNQLVFAEPVAVKSFLPHLLGPKKEQNGESQTSCLLSPALFQTHVIPVLLKLFEVHEEHVRMVLLSHIHAYAELFSQDELKNIILPQVLLGLRDTSDSIVAITLHSLAVLVSLLGPEVVVGGERTKIFKSSAPSFMKTADLSPEDSPSHIISNQRNRTTRPLKNSSVFPVSGTVPVKKLSVQQDNPLALKTSEQDTQSPLNGIPGSINMLGSSRNSLTTSEKPMEEWPDWSEPEETDTEKTVNIQIQLREPQGSVGPYFAERNVDEKPWDDFEPSSPSPDLSSGNCITVTQADAVGRPRPPPGTHQLSKEFKSLRLSPPTKSCPGNSWSNDKWDDQEQLGDTVLPKMTFQERLKSSSDSGLGEEFTIKVKRKPVQDPELDWFADMIPDIKPSSILILPEARTEVVVPSPSGAISSKEGASQNVLFSPKFAAADIIEAEAAGWGEEEELNWEDDTNW encoded by the exons ATGGGCTCAGAGAACAGCGCTTTAAAGAGCTACGCGCTGGAAGAGCCGCCGTTCACACTGCCGACTGGACACGCCATTTATCCGGCCGTGCTGCAGGATGGAAAACTTGCTTCAGTCTTTGTCTACAAGCGAGAGAATGAAGATAAGGTTAATAAAGCTGCCAAG CACCTGAAAACCTTGCGCCACCCTTGCCTTCTACGCTTCCTCTCTTGCACTGTGGAAGCAAATGGGATCCACCTGGTTACAGAACGCGTGAAGCCTTTGGAGATGGTCCTGGAGACGCTGTCTTCGGCAGAAATCTGTGCAGGGATCTATGATGTGCTGCTGGCACTCATCTTCCTCCACGACAGG gGAAGCCTAACGCATAACAATGTCTGTTTATCATCTGTGTTTGTAAGTGAGGATGGACACTGGAAGCTGGGAGGAATGGAAACAGTCTGTAACTTCAGTGAAGCCACCCCGGAG ttCCTCTGTCATGTCAAGTCGGTACGAGACCAGTCGTCCATCCCTTGTGAGGAGATG TCTGCAGATTTCAAAATCCTGCCCAACAGCTATGGGCACGCAAGAGATGCCTACGCGTTTGGAACAATGGTTGAAGCTCTTCTGACAGTCCTAAATGATCAGG TTTCAGCAGATATTCTCTCCAGCTTTCAGCAAACCTTGCACACTACACTGCTGAATCCAGATCCAAAGTGTCGTCCACCACTGTCCAGCTTGTTGTCTCACGAGTTCTTCAG GAATGATTTCCTGGAAGTTGTGAATTTTCTGAAGACTTTAACACTAAAgtctgaggaggaaaaaactgAATTTTTCAA ATTCCTGCTGGACAGGGTAGCTGGCTTGTCAGAGGAGCTGATAGCGTCACGGCTGGTGCCTCTTCTACTCAATCAGCTTGTGTTTGCAGAACCTGTAGCTGTCAAGAGttttcttcctcatctgctGGGTCCAAAGAAAG AGCAAAATGGAGAAAGCCAGACCAGCTGCCTCCTGTCACCAGCCTTGTTCCAGACGCACGTCATTCCTGTGCTGCTGAAGCTGTTTGAGGTTCACGAGGAGCACGTGCGAATGGTGTTGCTGTCTCACATTCATGCCTATGCGGAACTGTTCTCACAGGACGAGCTGAAAAACATCATATTGCCACAG GTGTTGCTGGGCCTTCGCGATACCAGTGACTCCATCGTTGCGATAACGCTGCACAGCTTGGCAGTTCTCGTCTCCCTGCTTGGCCCTGAAGTAGTTGTAGGTGGAGAAAGAACGAAGATTTTCAAAAGCTCCGCGCCAAGTTTCATGAAGACTGCTGATCTCTCCCCAGAAG ACTCCCCTAGTCACATCATAAGCAATCAGAGGAACCGAACCACTCGGCCTTTGAAGAATTCCAGTGTGTTCCCCGTCTCTGGCACTGTACCTGTCAAGAAGCTTTCTGTGCAACAAGACAATCCTCTGGCTTTAAAGACAA GTGAGCAAGACACTCAGTCTCCCCTGAATGGAATTCCTGGAAGCATTAATATGCTAGGGAGCAGCAGGAACTCTTTGACTACCTCTGAAAAGCCCATGGAAGAATGGCCAGACTGGAGTGAGCCAGAGGAGACAGACACTGAGAAAACTGTGAACATTCAAATCCAGCTCCGAGAGCCACAAGGCAGCGTGGGACCTTACTTTGCAGAACGCAATGTGGATGAGAAGCCTTGGGATGACTTtgagcccagcagccccagtcCTGACCTGTCCTCGGGAAACTGCATCACTGTGACACAAGCTGATGCTGTTGGAAGGCCGAGGCCTCCGCCAGGCACCCATCAACTGAGCAAAGAATTCAAAAGCCTCAGACTGAGTCCCCCCACAAAGTCCTGCCCTGGGAACAGCTGGAGCAACGACAAGTGGGACGACCAGGAACAATTGGGAGACACTGTGCTGCCAAAAATGACCTTTCAGGAGAGGTTGAAGTCCTCATCAGACTCTGGCCTAGGAGAAGAATTCACAATCAAAGTGAAGAGGAAACCCGTGCAAGACCCTGAGCTGGACTGGTTTGCAGACATGATCCCAGACATTAAACCTTCTTCTATCTTGATTTTACCTGAAGCAAGGACAGAAGTGGTTGTTCCCAGTCCTTCTGGTGCCATATCCAGCAAAGAAGGTGCCTCCCAGAATGTGCTGTTTTCTCCCAAATTTGCTGCAGCAGATATTATTGAG GCTGAAGCTGCAGGCTGGGGTGAAGAAGAAGAGTTGAACTGGGAAGATGATACTAACTGGTAA